In the Corynebacterium gerontici genome, one interval contains:
- a CDS encoding lipase family protein — protein MKLRALAIGLAAGTAFTVLPIANAQPADSISDQRIPLGEGALLGTVPGSPLGGSSFERDANFGQRFYDFNGDLGAFQPGDIIRSRTLQYHVLGVPTPLRVVQLLYKTSDANGAPQANVTSIAIPNNFNGSMVSYHSVYDSLNPEHSPSRAIAGNVSLGTASMGVETAFFANLLNQGYAMALPDIEGPEARFAVGPEYGRVTLDGLRAAMRSGELPKDVQIAMMGYSGGSIATSWAAALAPEFAPDVNEHLIGAAMGGVLVAPANNIGYIDGSPVWAGISAMTIVGVSRAIPGFDLTPYLNDYGVRILASVNRASIAEVEGQYGGLRWVDMAKPQYQKPFSIPEFVAVVNSLNIGLQPNPSIPLQIWQSTGGQNEGTIPGEEGLGDGVMLENDVRGLATKYCESGLTVEYISDPTISHTPGIAKWAMIANPWLENRLQGKPAPNNCGTYPAGTVFAPVEVQPKAEPIDPGPAQGSAALRF, from the coding sequence ATCGCCAACGCTCAGCCAGCCGATTCCATCAGCGATCAACGGATCCCGCTGGGGGAGGGGGCGCTGCTGGGCACTGTGCCCGGTTCGCCCCTCGGCGGCTCATCTTTCGAGCGGGACGCGAACTTCGGCCAGCGTTTCTACGATTTCAATGGTGACCTAGGCGCTTTTCAGCCGGGCGACATCATCCGCTCTCGCACGCTCCAGTACCACGTCCTCGGCGTTCCCACCCCGTTGCGCGTGGTGCAACTGCTGTACAAAACTTCCGACGCCAACGGCGCACCGCAGGCCAACGTCACCTCCATCGCCATTCCAAATAATTTCAATGGCAGCATGGTGAGTTACCACTCTGTGTACGACTCCCTCAATCCCGAGCATTCCCCTTCACGCGCGATCGCTGGCAATGTGTCTTTGGGTACGGCTTCCATGGGAGTTGAAACAGCGTTCTTCGCGAACCTGCTCAATCAGGGGTATGCCATGGCCTTGCCGGATATCGAAGGGCCGGAGGCGCGTTTCGCCGTGGGCCCCGAGTATGGGCGTGTCACGCTCGACGGCCTGCGCGCCGCGATGCGCTCAGGGGAGCTACCGAAGGACGTTCAGATCGCGATGATGGGGTATTCGGGCGGCAGCATCGCAACGAGCTGGGCTGCGGCTCTTGCCCCCGAATTCGCCCCAGACGTCAACGAGCACCTCATCGGCGCCGCTATGGGCGGCGTGCTGGTGGCTCCAGCCAATAACATTGGCTACATCGACGGCTCCCCGGTGTGGGCAGGCATTTCCGCAATGACCATCGTTGGCGTGTCCCGCGCCATCCCCGGCTTCGATCTCACTCCGTACCTAAACGATTATGGCGTGCGTATCCTCGCCAGCGTCAATCGTGCCTCCATCGCCGAAGTTGAGGGGCAATATGGTGGGCTGCGCTGGGTCGATATGGCAAAGCCCCAGTATCAAAAACCCTTCTCCATTCCCGAATTCGTTGCAGTCGTGAACAGCCTGAACATCGGCCTCCAACCAAATCCAAGCATTCCGCTGCAGATTTGGCAGTCCACTGGTGGGCAAAACGAAGGCACGATCCCGGGCGAGGAGGGGCTTGGCGACGGCGTCATGTTGGAAAACGACGTCCGTGGCCTCGCCACGAAGTACTGCGAGTCAGGACTCACGGTTGAGTACATTTCCGATCCCACCATTTCCCACACGCCTGGCATTGCTAAGTGGGCGATGATCGCGAATCCGTGGCTAGAAAATCGCCTCCAGGGCAAACCTGCTCCGAACAATTGCGGGACGTATCCAGCAGGAACTGTGTTTGCCCCGGTTGAAGTGCAGCCAAAGGCCGAGCCGATCGATCCCGGCCCAGCCCAGGGGTCAGCGGCGCTTCGCTTCTAG
- a CDS encoding DUF1846 domain-containing protein — protein sequence MAYRIGFDREKYIELQSQHIKARREELGGKLYLEMGGKLFDDMHASRVLPGFTPDNKIAMLDRIRDEVEILVCINAKDLERHKIRADLGISYEDDVLRLIDVFRDRGFLAEHVVITQLDDDNRLAMAFIERLERLGVHVARHRVIPGYPTDQDFVVSEQGFGRNEYAATTRDLVVVTAPGPGSGKLATCLSQIYHEHQRGVASGYAKFETFPIWNLPLEHPVNLAYEAATVDLNDANIIDSFHLAAYGEQTVNYNRDVEAFPLLKTLLERLTGSSPYQSPTDMGVNMAGNCISDDAACREAAEQEIIRRYFKALVDEAKAGTDSTQSDRAAIVMAKAGIKTSERRVVAPAREVAQSTGEPGSAIELHDGTIITGRTSELLGCSAAMLLNALKHLAGLDDVHLLSPGSIEPIQRLKTMHLGSRNPRLHTDEVLIALSTSAETNEDAERALEQIKNLRGCDVHTTTILGSVDEGIFRNLGVLVTSDPKFQQKKLYQKR from the coding sequence ATGGCATACCGAATCGGTTTCGACCGCGAAAAGTACATTGAGCTGCAGTCTCAGCACATCAAGGCCCGCCGCGAGGAACTTGGCGGCAAGCTCTACCTCGAGATGGGAGGCAAGCTTTTCGACGACATGCACGCATCCCGTGTGCTGCCGGGATTCACACCGGATAACAAAATCGCCATGCTCGACCGCATCCGCGATGAAGTAGAGATCCTCGTCTGCATTAACGCCAAAGATCTGGAACGCCACAAAATCCGCGCCGATCTGGGTATCTCATATGAGGACGATGTTCTTCGCCTAATTGACGTGTTCCGCGATCGTGGATTCTTGGCGGAGCATGTGGTGATTACTCAACTCGATGACGATAACCGCCTCGCCATGGCCTTCATTGAACGCCTGGAGCGCCTGGGCGTTCACGTTGCGCGCCATCGAGTGATCCCCGGCTACCCGACGGACCAGGACTTTGTGGTCAGTGAGCAGGGCTTTGGCCGTAATGAGTACGCCGCTACCACCCGCGACTTGGTGGTGGTGACGGCGCCGGGTCCGGGTTCCGGCAAGCTCGCCACCTGCCTTTCGCAGATTTACCACGAGCATCAGCGCGGTGTGGCCTCAGGATATGCCAAGTTTGAGACATTCCCGATCTGGAATCTTCCGCTGGAGCACCCGGTGAACCTGGCGTATGAGGCGGCGACGGTAGATCTGAACGACGCCAACATTATCGATTCCTTCCACCTTGCGGCCTATGGCGAGCAGACAGTGAATTACAACCGCGACGTGGAGGCATTCCCTCTGCTGAAAACGCTGCTGGAGCGTCTGACTGGTTCCTCCCCCTACCAATCGCCCACTGATATGGGCGTGAATATGGCGGGCAATTGCATTTCCGACGATGCTGCCTGCCGCGAAGCCGCAGAGCAGGAGATCATTCGCCGTTACTTTAAGGCGCTGGTTGATGAGGCGAAGGCCGGTACCGACTCGACTCAGTCTGATCGCGCCGCGATCGTGATGGCGAAGGCGGGTATCAAGACCTCGGAGCGCCGGGTTGTGGCTCCCGCACGCGAGGTTGCTCAGAGCACTGGCGAACCCGGCTCGGCGATCGAGCTTCACGACGGCACCATCATCACCGGTCGCACAAGTGAGCTGCTTGGTTGTTCCGCTGCGATGCTGCTGAATGCGCTGAAGCACCTTGCTGGACTCGACGATGTGCACCTGCTCTCCCCCGGCTCGATTGAGCCGATCCAGCGGCTGAAAACGATGCACCTGGGCAGCCGGAATCCGCGATTGCACACCGACGAGGTGCTCATCGCTCTGTCCACCTCTGCGGAAACGAATGAGGACGCCGAGCGCGCGCTGGAACAGATCAAGAACCTGCGCGGCTGCGACGTCCACACCACGACCATTCTTGGCTCCGTGGATGAGGGTATCTTCCGCAATTTGGGTGTGCTGGTGACCTCAGACCCGAAGTTCCAGCAGAAGAAGCTCTACCAAAAGCGTTAG
- the panB gene encoding 3-methyl-2-oxobutanoate hydroxymethyltransferase: MSAYGSSETPAPKRLRTRHIQAMKAEGRPISALTSYDALSAKIFAEAGVDILLVGDSAANVVLGRQSTLEMSVDEMVMLGRAVAAAAPRPLVVVDLPFGSYEVSTQQGVGTAIELMKRTGADAVKLEGDRPELISAVVNAGIPVMAHLGFTPQSEHALGGFVVQGKGEAGQDLLRSARSVQDAGAFAVVLEMVPQEIAREITQTLDIPTIGIGAGNGTDGQILVWTDAFGLGRGRAPRFVRRFADVASVLEDAARKYVQSVGDRSFPAEAESFSDGGK; the protein is encoded by the coding sequence ATGTCAGCTTATGGAAGCTCCGAAACCCCAGCGCCCAAACGATTGCGTACGCGCCACATTCAGGCAATGAAGGCCGAAGGACGTCCGATCAGCGCCCTCACCAGCTATGACGCTCTGAGCGCCAAGATCTTCGCCGAAGCCGGCGTCGACATTCTGCTCGTCGGCGATTCAGCGGCGAATGTGGTGTTAGGCCGCCAATCCACACTTGAGATGTCCGTGGATGAAATGGTGATGCTTGGCCGAGCCGTCGCCGCTGCCGCCCCCAGGCCGCTCGTGGTGGTGGACCTGCCTTTCGGTTCCTATGAAGTATCCACGCAGCAAGGTGTGGGCACCGCCATCGAATTGATGAAACGCACCGGCGCAGACGCGGTGAAGCTCGAGGGTGATAGGCCCGAGCTGATTAGCGCGGTCGTCAACGCGGGCATTCCCGTGATGGCGCACCTCGGCTTCACGCCCCAGTCCGAACACGCCCTCGGTGGCTTTGTGGTGCAAGGCAAGGGCGAGGCCGGCCAAGATTTGCTTCGCTCGGCGCGCTCGGTGCAAGACGCCGGGGCCTTCGCCGTCGTGTTGGAGATGGTGCCCCAGGAAATCGCCCGCGAAATCACCCAAACGCTCGACATCCCAACTATCGGCATCGGCGCGGGCAATGGCACCGATGGGCAGATCCTCGTGTGGACCGACGCCTTCGGACTCGGGCGGGGACGTGCCCCTAGGTTTGTTCGCCGTTTCGCCGACGTAGCCTCCGTGTTGGAGGACGCCGCGCGCAAATACGTGCAAAGCGTGGGCGATCGGAGCTTCCCGGCTGAAGCTGAATCTTTTAGCGATGGGGGCAAATAA
- the panC gene encoding pantoate--beta-alanine ligase, with amino-acid sequence MLVHTVQELRTELARLRTERGGRVGLVPTMGALHQGHRRLIDAAGDCDIRVVSIFANPLQFADLGDCEDYRNYPRQLEQDLQLLSDVDLVFAPSVEEMYPNGVPDIWVRSGAMGEMLEGASRPGHFDGVVTVVAKLLNLVQPERAYFGQKDAQQLAIIRRMVHDLNFPVEICAVPIVRSEAGLAESSRNARLSEKGLQQALALSRAIRAVQADPREIQAAREELAAAPGVTLDYLKLVGDDLSEQSPTMVLCAAWVEGVRLLDAARI; translated from the coding sequence ATGCTGGTGCACACTGTCCAAGAACTTCGCACCGAACTCGCCCGCCTTCGCACTGAACGCGGCGGCAGGGTCGGCCTGGTTCCGACGATGGGCGCCCTGCATCAGGGGCACCGCAGGCTTATCGACGCCGCCGGGGACTGCGATATTCGCGTGGTGAGCATCTTCGCCAACCCCCTGCAATTTGCGGATCTTGGCGATTGCGAGGATTACCGCAACTATCCACGCCAGCTTGAGCAGGATCTCCAACTGCTATCCGACGTTGATCTGGTGTTCGCGCCAAGCGTTGAGGAGATGTATCCGAACGGCGTGCCGGATATTTGGGTCCGCTCCGGCGCGATGGGGGAGATGCTGGAGGGCGCTTCTCGGCCGGGACACTTCGACGGGGTCGTAACCGTGGTGGCGAAGCTTTTGAATCTCGTGCAGCCCGAGCGCGCATACTTCGGGCAAAAGGACGCGCAGCAGCTCGCGATCATTCGACGCATGGTGCACGACCTGAACTTCCCGGTGGAGATCTGCGCGGTTCCAATCGTCCGCAGTGAGGCGGGTCTGGCGGAATCCAGTCGCAATGCGCGTTTAAGCGAAAAAGGCCTGCAGCAGGCGCTCGCCCTGAGTCGGGCTATACGCGCTGTGCAGGCAGATCCGAGAGAAATCCAGGCGGCTCGCGAGGAGTTGGCGGCAGCGCCTGGAGTGACCCTGGATTATTTGAAACTGGTGGGCGACGACCTTTCAGAGCAGTCGCCCACGATGGTTCTGTGCGCCGCGTGGGTCGAGGGGGTTCGGCTTCTCGACGCGGCGAGGATTTAG
- a CDS encoding dicarboxylate/amino acid:cation symporter, with amino-acid sequence MDLKRLSNSLLFRIIVAIILGIVCSFFFPEWLARIFVTFNSLFGNFLGFFIPVLIFALITPAIAGLGRGAGKWLAITTGIAYGSAVVSGLISWGVATLIYPMLLSNQGDVAVKDVEEGALSSYIDIQMPAPMEVMTALILAFVVGVAMTTVKSDTLYSGVADLRRVVMKVISGFIVPLLPIYIFGMFLSLGMNGNLTATLSAFAKVLVLAIVMSFVLLLLQFLIAGTIARRNPFTSLKNMMPAYFTALGTSSSAATIPVTYECARKNNVSQSVAGFTVPLCATIHLSGSMMKITLFAFAIMFMDGMDLPLTTALGFILMLGVTMVAAPGVPGGAIMAAVGLLSANLGFGDDQVALMIAAYIAIDSFGTACNVTGDGAIAMVVDRFAKGNIARMELDDDDDLGLAAAIEGIEED; translated from the coding sequence ATGGACCTCAAGCGACTTTCCAATTCGCTGCTGTTCAGAATCATCGTCGCGATCATTCTGGGCATTGTGTGCAGCTTCTTCTTCCCCGAATGGCTCGCGCGCATCTTCGTCACTTTCAATAGCCTTTTTGGTAACTTCCTCGGCTTCTTCATCCCTGTCCTCATTTTTGCCCTCATTACCCCCGCTATCGCTGGCCTTGGGCGTGGCGCAGGTAAGTGGCTGGCGATCACCACCGGCATCGCCTACGGCTCCGCTGTTGTTTCGGGCCTGATTTCCTGGGGCGTCGCCACCCTGATCTACCCGATGCTGCTGAGTAATCAGGGCGATGTAGCCGTCAAGGACGTGGAAGAGGGGGCGCTCAGCTCCTACATCGACATCCAGATGCCGGCCCCTATGGAAGTGATGACTGCGCTGATCCTCGCCTTCGTGGTGGGCGTGGCGATGACCACGGTGAAATCCGACACGCTCTACTCGGGCGTGGCCGACCTGCGCCGCGTGGTGATGAAGGTGATCTCTGGCTTTATCGTGCCGCTACTGCCGATCTATATCTTCGGCATGTTCCTCTCGCTGGGCATGAACGGCAACCTCACCGCAACGCTGTCCGCCTTCGCCAAGGTGCTCGTGCTGGCGATTGTGATGAGCTTTGTTCTCCTGCTGCTGCAGTTCCTCATCGCGGGAACCATCGCGCGACGCAACCCCTTCACCTCACTGAAGAACATGATGCCAGCCTACTTCACCGCGCTCGGCACCTCATCCTCCGCCGCCACCATCCCCGTGACCTACGAGTGCGCCCGAAAAAATAATGTGAGCCAGTCGGTAGCTGGTTTCACCGTACCGCTGTGCGCCACTATCCACCTGTCCGGTTCGATGATGAAAATTACGCTTTTCGCTTTTGCCATCATGTTCATGGACGGCATGGATCTACCACTCACCACGGCACTCGGCTTCATCCTCATGCTGGGCGTCACCATGGTGGCAGCCCCCGGCGTGCCCGGTGGCGCGATCATGGCCGCTGTTGGCCTGCTTTCCGCCAACCTCGGCTTCGGTGACGATCAGGTGGCGTTGATGATCGCCGCCTACATCGCCATCGACTCCTTCGGCACCGCCTGCAACGTCACCGGCGACGGTGCGATCGCCATGGTGGTTGATCGCTTTGCCAAGGGCAACATCGCCCGCATGGAGCTTGACGACGACGACGATCTCGGCCTCGCCGCCGCCATCGAAGGCATCGAGGAAGACTAA
- a CDS encoding SdpI family protein, protein MFFVGILLAIIAVLAIVVGVLGWTRKLPGNSFIGIKVPEVRKSRQMWDAAHQTAGPLWVIGGVAFTFAAMLCFTDNAWLWLTAAVMTLFGVVLVALGASLGSRTVAVLAAHDAEVEASNASCCSAGGAEDEAPAVDVDALRRAVKDH, encoded by the coding sequence ATGTTTTTCGTCGGAATTCTCCTCGCCATCATCGCCGTTCTCGCCATCGTGGTCGGTGTGCTCGGCTGGACCCGAAAGCTGCCCGGCAACTCCTTCATCGGCATTAAGGTGCCCGAAGTTCGCAAGTCTCGCCAGATGTGGGACGCCGCCCATCAAACTGCCGGCCCACTCTGGGTGATCGGCGGCGTAGCCTTCACCTTCGCAGCGATGCTCTGTTTCACCGACAACGCCTGGCTGTGGCTGACCGCCGCCGTCATGACACTCTTCGGTGTGGTGCTCGTGGCACTCGGCGCAAGCCTGGGTTCTCGTACCGTGGCAGTACTCGCCGCGCACGATGCTGAGGTTGAGGCGTCCAATGCTTCCTGCTGCAGTGCCGGGGGAGCAGAAGACGAGGCTCCCGCTGTGGACGTGGATGCTCTACGCCGAGCAGTGAAGGATCACTAA